GAGACAGTAGAAAGCAGGGAGATCGAACGCGAGAGGGAAATGGAAGAACTCCTGGAGTGGCGCAGGAAAGAAATAGCGAGCTCCTTCGGGGATAGACTGGCGGAGGCGTTTTTGTCCCACTTCAAAGGGCCGGTTCAGTCATTGACCCACTCTATAAAAGGGCTCGACTACGACCTCTACCGCGCCAGCATCAGGATGGGGAAGGAGAAGTACGTGGCCCTTATGATAGTGACTTCCCTAATGGTAGGCGTCTTCACGTTTGCATTCGGTCTTTTGATGGAGATGGACCTGTTCACAACCACGATGATCAGTCTGCTTGGACTCATAGGTGGATTCCTCTATATGAGGAACTACCCCAAGATCGTGTGGAAGAGGAGGGTGGCAGAGGTCGAGAAGGCCCTCCCGTATATCCTCCGACATATAGCGTCCCTCCTAAGTGCTGGAGTTGGCATATCCGAGGCCCTCGTTTCCGTGTCAAAGGCCGATTATGGCGTTGCATCGGAGGAGTTTGATTTCATAGTGAGAGACATGAGAGCAGGAACATCGTTCGAGGATGCCCTTGAGAAGTTCGGAGAGAAGATGGGCTCGGAGAGCATCAACAGGGTCGTCAAACAGATACTCAGGGCGGTGAAGTTCGGAGGAAACCTGGCGGACATCCTATACAAGATGGCAGAGGATTTCGCGTTTGAATACAGGATGAAGCTCGTGGAGTACGTCCAGAAGGTGAACGGTATAGCCTTCGTCTACATGTTCATGACGATAGTGATGCCAACCCTCTTCATCGTGGCAGTACTGGCAGGTTCTGCATTCAGCGCCAGCGGGGGCGGAGGAGCCGCAATAGCACCAAGTGCACTGGCGGTAATCCTACTGTTCGCGTTCCCGTTTCTCTCTCTGATAATAGTCATGATGATCAAGCGCGGTGAGCCGAGGTAAGGGGTGATAAACGTTGCCGAAATCCAGAGGTGGAAGCATGACTTTCCTTATGACAAAAGTCCTTGAGAGGATACTCCCCCCGAAATGGCTTAAACGGTATGAACTATTCATATACTCAGCGGGGATAGAGTTCCTGGCTGTCGAATACCTTATGATATCTATACTGATGTCCGTAATCCTCGGCGCCGCCGTCCTGCTACTCCTGCCATTGAAGTACGCACTGTTCACCGCAATAACCGTGTTCCCGGCCATGGCCTTCGCCTATCCCTACTGGAGGATATCTAAGAGGCTTGAGGACATGGAGAAGAACCTGCCGGATGCTTTCTTCTACTTGGCCAGTTCCCTCAGAGCCGGAATTTCATTTTCCGAGGCAATGGAAGATCTGACAACTGCGAAGTTCGGGGCGCTAACAGACGAGTTCAAGAGGGCCGTGAACGAGATCAAGAAAGGCCGCTCAACCATCGAGGCTCTCAAGGTGCTGGCCCTTAGGAACAAGAAGTCCCCGGTCCTCTACCGCTCCCTCATGATTATCATCGAGGCCCTTGAGAGGGGTGCCCCTATGAGTGACGTCTTGGTTTACGTGGCAAACGACGTCAGGGAGATACTGAGGATAAGACAGGAGAGGAAGGCCTCCACTGGAATGCAGATGATGTTCTTCATAATCACCAGCGGGTTCATAGGTCCCGCCATTATTGGAATAGTCGGAAAGCTTATGGGGCAGATGATAACCGGCGCTGGAGCCGCCCAGATACCCACGATACTCAACATCCTGCTGGCGTTCGTCGTTATTCAGGCCATCATATCCGGCCTCGGAATAGGGGTCATCAGGGAGGGCAAGTTCTCAGCGGGCATGAAATACGGAATAATGCTGGCTGTAATGGGTGCCGCCGTGTTCAAAGGAATGATGTTCGTCCAGATTGGGTTCTGAGAAAAGAGGGAGATCAGGCCTCCTCGGCCTTTTTCTTAACTTCAACTATTTCGATGTCAAAGACAACCGTCTTCCCAGCGAGCGGGTGGTTAAAGTCGAGCATAACGTTCTCGCCCTTGATCGAGGCTATTTTGGCAAGGCCTGAGTCGGTCATGACGTACATCCCCTCAACCGGCTCAAGACCAGCGGAGGAGAACTGCTCCATGGGAACTGGGACAACGAGGTCTTCCCTCGGCATGCCGTAGCCCTTCTCTGGAGGCACGACGACGGTCTTCTTCTCACCGGCCTCCATCCCAAGCATGGCCTCCTCAAGGCCCGGAATGATTTCGCCGTTTCCGACGGTGATTCCGAGGGGACCGTACTCCCTCTCCTCAACGAAGATGTCGTTCTCCTTGGCGACATCCTCGTAGCTGGTGTCGAAAACCTCACCGTTCTCGTACCTGCCGGTGTAGTTGAACAGAACAAAATCTCCAGTTTCAATCTTCATTTCCTTCAACTCCAAAACTTTCTCGGTTGGGAGTTGCCCGGTCGCCTTATAAAGTTTTGGCCATCATGAAACATACGTGGGAAGAGCGGAAAAGTTAATATACTATGAAGTTCAACTTGATGTGGTGATAACATGGGATATTTTTCTGAGATGCTCCGAGGGGAGTATGGAAACCTCGATGTTAAGGAAGTTTACCGGTCGAAGCTCGGGGAAACGGACGTTGAGATAGTGGAAGTGTCAGCAGGGAAAAAGAGGTTCATAGCGATGTTCCAGAGTAGCCCGCTGAAGGACGACGTGTACCGGTGGTCGCTGATAATAACGAGCCCCAATAACACCCGGACGCTGAAGGGCATGGACAAGGAAAAGGGAATAAAGCTAGCCATACGGTCGAGCATAGACGCCATGATGGAAGGAATGGAGTGATCACTCCTCGGGTAGGAGGTAGTAAACGTAGTGGGGGCTGTTGGTCACCTCATCTATGAACACCACGGTTCCGCTAACCGGCGGCGTGAGGTAATGAACCTCACCTTTTCTCGTTGTTATTGCGGCAAAGGCATCACCCTTCCGCACCCTGTTACCAACGTCGGCTATCAGCGTCTTTGTAAAGCCCTCCACTGGAAGAAGGAGAAGCTTATCGCCTTTCTTGAGGTATATCCTAGTCCTGCCATCGGGGAGAACCAGAACAACATCGGCGAGCATTTCTCCAGTGATGCTGTCGACGTGATTGTAAAAGCGGTCGTAGACTTCGCAGGCTAGATACTTGGAGGATTCATCCTCAATGAAGTCAGGTATCTCATCGTTCTCCTTCAACCAGACCTCGATGTTGCCGGAGATCACAACACAGTCCCTTCTCGCCCTCCCATTCTCAACACACTCCCCAGCAGGCACCTCGACGTAGAGCCTCGGTATGTCAGACATGAGCATCACCTCTTTACATAATAGTAAAACTTTTATAAAAGTGTTCCCGTAGTAAGATGGGCCCTAAAATGAGAGATAGGTTAAAGCTCTCGATTATATTCACGGTCATCCTGCTAACGATGGCCGCCATGATGCAGTATGGAATAAGCGATAAACCCCTCCCACCAGAAAGAGGTTTCTCGTACTGGGGGATAGCAATAGTACTGGCGGCCGCCGTTGGACTGGTCGTGATAATCCTCGTGTTCCTTGGATGGGCCGACCCCTTCGACAAGCTGAAATATGAGATGAGAATTGGAAGCATCTTGGGTAATGCGATACTCATTATAGGTGCAGTTGGCTTTCTTGCGCTGGCCATGTTGATGAAGCCCAAAACGAACATGATGGCCTCCAACCAGACATCAAACGCAACCGCGAACGCAACGGCCAACCTAACTGCGAACGCAACTTCCCCGATAGGTCCCCTCATCAATCCCGGCAACGCCAGCGGTCTGAAAACAAGCGGTAATCCCACAGTGGCCGGACTGGACGTGGTTTTCTTGGCCCTTATAGTACTCTCGATTGTATTTTTTGCCGTTTTCGCCATCAGATACTACCGGGTTCTCGCTTTAAGGAGAAAGAGAAAGCAAATGATGGAAACGGCCAGGGAGTTCGACAGGAAGCTGGACGAGATTGGGCTGGAGCTCTTCAAAGACCCGCGCGAGGCAGTTGTGGGGATATATAAAAACGCCGTCCTGTGGCTTGAAGCACTAGGAATACCTTACCAAGAGAGCTGGACACACTGGGAGCATGCGGAGCATGTCAGGCTGATGCACGAGACGTTCGTGGCCCTGACAAGGCTCTTTGAGAAGGCCGAGTACGCACCGGAGAAAGTGACGTGGGAAGACGCTAAGACGGCCCTGGAGCTGTATTCAAAGATGAGGGGTGGTGTGAATGCAGCCCAGTAGGCTGGTTCTAATCCTGACAGGCATAACCGCGGGGATTATGTTCCTTGAGGGAAGGTACTTCCTCCACTGGCTGACAGTTCTGGCGTTCGGAGTCACGCTCGCTATAATCCTCTTCGGGATGGAGCTTGGCCTGCCCGCGGTTGGTCTCTTTAGAGAAGAAAACCGCGGAGAAAAGAGGAATGAAGTCAAGGCACTGGCAAAGATTATAAAGAGGGCCGAGAAGGGAAAAACGGCGCGCTCCATCATCGAGGAGAGGATAATTGAGGCCTACGCCAGTGCCTCAGATAATTATAATGAAACATTCTCATCCCTGCGCTCCAACCCAAACGAGGCCCTGAGGGCCCTGAGGCGCGGGGGAAATTTTATGGAGAACCTTGAGGAAGCACTGAGAATCATGGAGGATGATATGAATGAAGATTGAAGAAGTGGCTGAGAGAGGAAACGCAGTTTTAAACGAGGTTAAAAAGGTCATAGTGGGAAAGGACCAGGTGCTGAAGCTCATGCTGACGACCATGCTGGCGGACGGACACATCCTGCTCGAAGACCTGCCTGGATTGGCAAAGACACTTATGGCGAAGAGCTTCGCAAGGGCAATGGGCGTCCAGTTCACCCGCGTTCAGTTCACGCCCGACCTCCTCCCAAGCGACATACTCGGCGTCAGCGTGTTCAACCAGAAAACCCTCGAATTCGAGTTCAGGAAGGGGCCGGTGTTCACCAACATCCTCCTGGCGGACGAGATAAACCGTTCGCCCCCGAAGACGCAGTCGGCCCTTCTTGAGGCCATGCAGGAGAAGCAGGCAACGATAGAGGGAAAAACCTACGTCCTGCCAAAGCCCTTCATAGTCGTAGCCACGCAGAACCCCATTGAACAGGAGGGGACATATCCCCTCCCAGAGGCCCAGCTCGACCGTTTCCTGGTCAGACTTCGTGTTGGATACCCGAGCAGGGAGGAGGAGAAGGAGATCCTGCGCAGGAGAATGGAGAGGAAGAAGGAGGACGTCGACATAAGGCCAGTCCTGGGGGCGGAGGAAGTAGTTGAAATGCAGAGGGCTATAGAAGATGTGTACGTCAGCGAGGCGATACTGGACTACATAACTGCCATCGTCGAGGCCACGAGGAACGACAGGAGGGAGATAGAGATAGGCGCCTCACCAAGGGGCAGCCTGGCACTCCTGAAGCTTTCAAGGGCGTACGCGGCACTGGAGGGCAGGGACTACGTTATCCCCGACGACGTGAAGGCGGTCGCCGTTCCAGGGCTGAGCCATAGGCTCATCCTGAAGAGGGAGCTCTGGTACACCAACGTCAGCCCGGACGCTGTCATGGGGAAGCTCCTTGAGAAGGTTCCGGTACCCAAGTTTGAGTGAGGGTCAAACGTGCAGCGCATTCCGGTCCTGCCGCGGTGGGAGAGCGGGGGCTTTGAAGGGCCCAGAAAGAGTGGCCTGCTCACGGAGGAGGGTCAGGAAGTAATACTAGCCCTATGGGGGATACTGCTCATAGCGTTCCTCCTCCTCCAGTGGAACGCGGTCTATCTGACCCTCCCAATACTCTTGGCCCTCTTCATAGCGGGGGCGTTCTTCAGGCCGACCCTCAACGTCGAGGTAACCAGGGTCATCGGCCACGATCGCTTCATGGAGGGGCAGGAAGTAGAGGTAACCCTGAGGATAAAGGCGCTGGAGAGAATACCCAGCCTGAAGATATCCGATGAGGTTCCAGAGGGCCTGGAGGTTGTTGGAGGAACTCCCGAAGCCGTTCTATCCTTCAAACCAGGGGAGGAGAAGGTAATAAAGTACCGGGTCGGAGTGAGGAGGGGAATCCACGTATTCAACGGGGTGCGCCTGACCTACCGCGACCCATTCTCCTTCTTCATGATTGAAAAGGAGGTGGAGCACTACACGGAGCTCATCGGAGTCCCCAGAATCGAGGAAGTTCAAACTCCATATTCAACGAAGGGAACGAAGATAACCATCGGTCATCTCCCGAGTCCCCGCGTCGGTGAGGGCGTTGAGTTCTACGCCATAAGGGAGTACCAGCCCGGAGACCCGCTCAAGATAATCAACTGGAAGGCAACGGCCAGGACAGGGAAGGTCATGTCGAACGAGTACGAGAGCGAGAGGAAAGTGGACGTCATATTCATAGTCGATGCCGCCAAAAAAGGGGAGCGCGTTATGGACTACAGCATAAGGGCCGCCGCATCCCTAATGCTCAACAGCCTGAACGAGGGCACGAGTTTCGGACTCGTGCTCTCCGAGGCGGTTCCCCTCTGGGTTCGCGTGGACTACGGGAAGAGGCACTTCTTCAAGTGTGTAGACTTCCTCAGCACCGCGAGGCCCGACGAGAACAACATGATTGCATATCAGATAGAGCACCTAATCCGCTCCCGCTTCCCCCCTAGGGCCCAGCTGGTTTACGTTTCGCCCCTGATGACCGAGGAGAGCAGAAAAGCCCTGGAGATCATGTCGAGCTACGGTTACCGCGTTGTCGTTATAAGCCCCAACCCATACACAGCGATAACCCCTGAGGACCGTGAGGAAGAGCTGGCTTTAAAGCTCCTCAGCCTCCAGAGGAAGGCCCACCTAAAGAGGCTCAGAGGACACGGCATAATCGTGGACTGGGACGTTAGAAAGCCCCTCAAAGTCGCCATAGCGGAGGTGCTGAACGTATGAAGTTCAAATCCCCAAAAAGGGGGTTCTATTCGCTGGTTCCCCTTCTCTTTCTCATCCTTCTGTTGCTCCCGTTCGGAAAGGGGGGGTTGATAATGGGGGCCCTGGCCATACCAGGAGTTATATGGTTCCTCTCGGGAACGCTCTACCTTATTCTCCTGGCGGTGTTCCTAATCCACGCGAATGTTGAACCCCTCTACTCCCTCACCGTCTTCTCCCTGGCGTTTATGATACCTGTAATGGGAAAACTGGACAGGGAGAAGGCCACCCTTACCGACTACGCCGTGGTCGCCGCGGCAACCCTCCTCTCCCTCCCGACATACCTCATTCTGAGAGCCATCTCAGTAACGGTGAGCGGTATTGATGCCACGATTCTGGCCGTTCTTCTCCTGGCGGCACTGTACTTCTTCATAAAGGGAGTTGGGGATTAGATGCTCCAGCTCCCCCATTTCTTCAGGACTTCCCTGGCCCGCTCAAGGCCAGTTCTCACGCACTCCTCCAGGGGTTCCCCCCGGGAGTACCTGGCCAGAAAACCACCCGCGAAGGCATCCCCCGCCCCGGTTGGATCAACTATTTCTTCGGGATTTATCGAAAGGGCAGGGAACCCATAGAATAAACCGTCGTAAATGAGGACACCCTCCTCACCGCGAGTTATCACGACTATCTTAGTGCCCCAATCATGAAGAACCCTCGCGGCCTCTTTAACGTCCCCCGCTCCAGTTATCATGATGGCCTCCCTCTCGTTTGGAAAGACTATCTCTGTCCTTGAGACTATCTCTCGCAGAAGCTTCCTATTCTGTAGGTACTCCTCCTTGTATGTTGGATTGAAGTCAAGGGTCACCCTTTTCCCCTTCAGACGGTTGAGGAGCTTCAGCTGCTCTTCCGGTGGAATCGGAGATATATGAAAGACCTTCGCGTTGATGTACTCCTTTGGGATGGGAGTTTCTCCCATTCGCTGGGCAACCCCCATTTCAACGGGGGCATCCACGCTCCCGTCCTCGTGGTAAATCATGTGGATGTGGATCGTCTTCCCTGGCAGGATTTGGATTCCCCGAACATCCAGCACTGACGAGAGCTTCTGGAGCCACTCCCCAGGAAAGTCCTCTCCAACCTTCGTAACCAGCCCAACTTTCGCTCCAGCAAGAGCCGCTGCCGTTGCCACTCCTGAGGCGGCCCCTCCCGGCATGGTTACCCGTCTTCCATCAGGGAACACTAGTGTGTCGATTGAGATGTGACCGATGACTACGAGGTCTAACATAGAATCACCAAAGCCCCTTGGAAGTCCCCTTTAATACCGTTTCCCTAGATAGTAATCACGTTACCCCCTATCGTTCAGATGCTCATCGAAAAGGTTAAAAGTTTGATCACCCAAAAAGTGGCGGTGATAAAGATGGAGCCAGTTTTCCAGAACGAGACGATAAAGGCCATTCTTGAAAAGTACCGCAGGATATGGGCTATAAACCACGCCCAGAGTGTCCTCGGCTGGGACATGGAGGTCAACATGCCGAAGGAGGGAGTCCTTGAGCGCTCAGTGGCTCAGGGTGAGCTCAGTGTTCTATCCCAGGAGTTCCTGCTCAAGCCAGAGTTCGTTGAACTCGTCGAGAAGGCAAAGGGAATCGAAGACCTAAACGAGTACGAGCGCGGCGTTGTTCGCGTCCTTGACAGGGACATAAGGATAAGCAGATCATTCCCGCCAGAGTTCCTCAGGGAGATGAGCGAGGTAACGAGCCAGGCAACGAAGGCCTGGGAGGAGGCGAAGAAGAGCAACGACTACTCCAAGTTCGAGCCTTGGCTCGACAGGATCATTGATTTGGCCAAGCGCGCCGCCGACTACCTCGGCTATGAAGAGGAGCCTTACGATGCCCTTCTTGACATGTTTGAGGAAGGGACCACCACGAGGGACGTCGAGAGGATGTTTGAAAAGATAGAGAAGGAGCTCAAGCCCCTCGTGGAGAAGATCATGGAGGAGGGCAAGGTTCCCAGGGAGCACCCACTTGAGAAGGAGCGCTATGAGAAAGAGCAGATGGAGCGCGTTAACCGCTGGATTCTCGAAAAGTTCGGCTTCCCGCTCGGAGTCCGCTCAAGGCTCGACGTTTCGGCTCACCCCTTCACAACGGAGTTCGGAATAAGGGATGTGAGAATAACCACCCGCTATGAGGGCTACGACTTCAGGAGGACGATCCTCAGTACAGTCCACGAGTTTGGGCACTCTCTCTACGAGCTCCAGCAGGACGAGAGGTTCATGTTCAGCCCCATAGCAGGCGGCGTCTCCCTCGGAATCCACGAGAGCCAGAGTAGATTCTGGGAGAACATAATCGGCCGCTCAATGGAGTTCGCGAGGCTCATCTACCCGGTGCTCAAGGAGAACCTCCCGTTCATGGCCGGCTATACACCCGAAGACGTCTACCTCTACTTCAACATGGTCAGGCCCGACTTCATAAGGACCGAGGCCGACGTTGTTACTTACAATTTCCACATCCTCCTGCGCTTCAAGCTCGAGAGGATGATGCTCAACGAGGGAGTTAAGGCGAAGGACTTGCCAGAGCTCTGGAACGAGGAGATGGAGAGGCTCCTTGGAATAAGGCCGAAGACCTACGCCGAGGGAATCCTCCAGGATATTCACTGGGCGCACGGGACCATAGGCTACTTCCCGACCTACAGCATGGGAACCCTCCTATCGGCGCAGTACTACTACCACATCAGGCGTGACATCCCGGACTTCGAGGAGAAGGTCGCCAGAGCGGAGTTCGAGCCTATAAAGGACTGGCTCAGGGAGAGGATACACCGCTGGGGAAGCATCTACCCGCCGAAAGAGCTCCTCAAGAAGGCCATCGGCGAGGAGCTGAACCCGGACTACTTCGTCCGCTGGGTGAAGGAGAGGTATCTGTGATTTTACATCTTTCCTATCTTATTCTGTCTTCGCGGCAAGTATATCCTCTTTCGTTAGCTGAGGGTAGTTCTCCATGATGTCCTCGAAGCTCCATCCGTTTGCCAGGAGTTCGAGTATAAAGTAAACCGGGATTCGCGTGCCCTTAATGACGGGTTTTCCTCCCATCTTCCTGGGGTCAATTTCGATTCGTTCCACCATACTCATCAGGGAATATATGCCCAGTTTTATTTAAAGAAGCTTTCGGAGAGGGAGCACTACTTAAATATGATGCACGCATTCAATGCATGAGTGGTACCAGTGGTAAAGACCATCACAATATCCGTTTATAAAGAGCTCCTCCGCATCAAGGGCAATAAGCCATTCGACGAGCTCTTTAGGGAGCTTTTGAAGGAGAAAAGAGCAAACGCCGGTGCTCTGGGGCACATAGCTGGAATCTTGAATGAGGAGGAGTATAGAGAAGGTAAAAAGCGTGTAAACGAGCTTAATGAGATGCCATGGAGGAAAACTTAGAGACCCTCAACTGCTGTAACAGCTCATTCCTTCACTTCAAACTTCAGCATCTCCTCCCTTCCAAGGACACCAACGTAGACCCTCTTTCCAAAGACCTCAACCACCACCGTCCAGTCGGGATCGCTCAGGTTTACTGGAAGACCAAATGCCTCCACTATCTCCGAGCCCAGCTTTATCTCAAGCTCTCTCGCGCTAAGCCTCTTGTTGCCCCTCACCCTCGCCCTGACCGCGAACGTGCCTTCCCGTCCCTTCA
This is a stretch of genomic DNA from Thermococcus sp. Bubb.Bath. It encodes these proteins:
- a CDS encoding type II secretion system F family protein encodes the protein MGVMEAFLNFLENLGGKTIEVTEKPMRRIPQGKSIQERLKALKEVQKETVESREIEREREMEELLEWRRKEIASSFGDRLAEAFLSHFKGPVQSLTHSIKGLDYDLYRASIRMGKEKYVALMIVTSLMVGVFTFAFGLLMEMDLFTTTMISLLGLIGGFLYMRNYPKIVWKRRVAEVEKALPYILRHIASLLSAGVGISEALVSVSKADYGVASEEFDFIVRDMRAGTSFEDALEKFGEKMGSESINRVVKQILRAVKFGGNLADILYKMAEDFAFEYRMKLVEYVQKVNGIAFVYMFMTIVMPTLFIVAVLAGSAFSASGGGGAAIAPSALAVILLFAFPFLSLIIVMMIKRGEPR
- a CDS encoding type II secretion system F family protein — protein: MTFLMTKVLERILPPKWLKRYELFIYSAGIEFLAVEYLMISILMSVILGAAVLLLLPLKYALFTAITVFPAMAFAYPYWRISKRLEDMEKNLPDAFFYLASSLRAGISFSEAMEDLTTAKFGALTDEFKRAVNEIKKGRSTIEALKVLALRNKKSPVLYRSLMIIIEALERGAPMSDVLVYVANDVREILRIRQERKASTGMQMMFFIITSGFIGPAIIGIVGKLMGQMITGAGAAQIPTILNILLAFVVIQAIISGLGIGVIREGKFSAGMKYGIMLAVMGAAVFKGMMFVQIGF
- a CDS encoding peptidylprolyl isomerase, with amino-acid sequence MKIETGDFVLFNYTGRYENGEVFDTSYEDVAKENDIFVEEREYGPLGITVGNGEIIPGLEEAMLGMEAGEKKTVVVPPEKGYGMPREDLVVPVPMEQFSSAGLEPVEGMYVMTDSGLAKIASIKGENVMLDFNHPLAGKTVVFDIEIVEVKKKAEEA
- a CDS encoding DUF2118 domain-containing protein, yielding MSDIPRLYVEVPAGECVENGRARRDCVVISGNIEVWLKENDEIPDFIEDESSKYLACEVYDRFYNHVDSITGEMLADVVLVLPDGRTRIYLKKGDKLLLLPVEGFTKTLIADVGNRVRKGDAFAAITTRKGEVHYLTPPVSGTVVFIDEVTNSPHYVYYLLPEE
- a CDS encoding DUF4129 domain-containing protein, giving the protein MGPKMRDRLKLSIIFTVILLTMAAMMQYGISDKPLPPERGFSYWGIAIVLAAAVGLVVIILVFLGWADPFDKLKYEMRIGSILGNAILIIGAVGFLALAMLMKPKTNMMASNQTSNATANATANLTANATSPIGPLINPGNASGLKTSGNPTVAGLDVVFLALIVLSIVFFAVFAIRYYRVLALRRKRKQMMETAREFDRKLDEIGLELFKDPREAVVGIYKNAVLWLEALGIPYQESWTHWEHAEHVRLMHETFVALTRLFEKAEYAPEKVTWEDAKTALELYSKMRGGVNAAQ
- a CDS encoding MoxR family ATPase, whose amino-acid sequence is MKIEEVAERGNAVLNEVKKVIVGKDQVLKLMLTTMLADGHILLEDLPGLAKTLMAKSFARAMGVQFTRVQFTPDLLPSDILGVSVFNQKTLEFEFRKGPVFTNILLADEINRSPPKTQSALLEAMQEKQATIEGKTYVLPKPFIVVATQNPIEQEGTYPLPEAQLDRFLVRLRVGYPSREEEKEILRRRMERKKEDVDIRPVLGAEEVVEMQRAIEDVYVSEAILDYITAIVEATRNDRREIEIGASPRGSLALLKLSRAYAALEGRDYVIPDDVKAVAVPGLSHRLILKRELWYTNVSPDAVMGKLLEKVPVPKFE
- a CDS encoding DUF58 domain-containing protein, which produces MLTEEGQEVILALWGILLIAFLLLQWNAVYLTLPILLALFIAGAFFRPTLNVEVTRVIGHDRFMEGQEVEVTLRIKALERIPSLKISDEVPEGLEVVGGTPEAVLSFKPGEEKVIKYRVGVRRGIHVFNGVRLTYRDPFSFFMIEKEVEHYTELIGVPRIEEVQTPYSTKGTKITIGHLPSPRVGEGVEFYAIREYQPGDPLKIINWKATARTGKVMSNEYESERKVDVIFIVDAAKKGERVMDYSIRAAASLMLNSLNEGTSFGLVLSEAVPLWVRVDYGKRHFFKCVDFLSTARPDENNMIAYQIEHLIRSRFPPRAQLVYVSPLMTEESRKALEIMSSYGYRVVVISPNPYTAITPEDREEELALKLLSLQRKAHLKRLRGHGIIVDWDVRKPLKVAIAEVLNV
- a CDS encoding carbohydrate kinase family protein: MLDLVVIGHISIDTLVFPDGRRVTMPGGAASGVATAAALAGAKVGLVTKVGEDFPGEWLQKLSSVLDVRGIQILPGKTIHIHMIYHEDGSVDAPVEMGVAQRMGETPIPKEYINAKVFHISPIPPEEQLKLLNRLKGKRVTLDFNPTYKEEYLQNRKLLREIVSRTEIVFPNEREAIMITGAGDVKEAARVLHDWGTKIVVITRGEEGVLIYDGLFYGFPALSINPEEIVDPTGAGDAFAGGFLARYSRGEPLEECVRTGLERAREVLKKWGSWSI
- a CDS encoding carboxypeptidase M32, whose protein sequence is MEPVFQNETIKAILEKYRRIWAINHAQSVLGWDMEVNMPKEGVLERSVAQGELSVLSQEFLLKPEFVELVEKAKGIEDLNEYERGVVRVLDRDIRISRSFPPEFLREMSEVTSQATKAWEEAKKSNDYSKFEPWLDRIIDLAKRAADYLGYEEEPYDALLDMFEEGTTTRDVERMFEKIEKELKPLVEKIMEEGKVPREHPLEKERYEKEQMERVNRWILEKFGFPLGVRSRLDVSAHPFTTEFGIRDVRITTRYEGYDFRRTILSTVHEFGHSLYELQQDERFMFSPIAGGVSLGIHESQSRFWENIIGRSMEFARLIYPVLKENLPFMAGYTPEDVYLYFNMVRPDFIRTEADVVTYNFHILLRFKLERMMLNEGVKAKDLPELWNEEMERLLGIRPKTYAEGILQDIHWAHGTIGYFPTYSMGTLLSAQYYYHIRRDIPDFEEKVARAEFEPIKDWLRERIHRWGSIYPPKELLKKAIGEELNPDYFVRWVKERYL
- a CDS encoding DUF433 domain-containing protein, with amino-acid sequence MSMVERIEIDPRKMGGKPVIKGTRIPVYFILELLANGWSFEDIMENYPQLTKEDILAAKTE
- a CDS encoding antitoxin VapB family protein, translated to MVPVVKTITISVYKELLRIKGNKPFDELFRELLKEKRANAGALGHIAGILNEEEYREGKKRVNELNEMPWRKT